CGTCACCACGTCGGCGTACAGAATCACCTTCGCGTTGACATTGCGGGCGGCGCGGCCAATCGTCTGCATCAGCGAAGTCTCGCTGCGCAAAAAGCCCTCCTTGTCGGCGTCGAGAATCGCCACCAGCGAGACTTCTGGCAGATCGAGTCCCTCACGCAGCAAGTTGATCCCCACCAAGGCTTCAAACCGCCCTTGCCGCAGATCGCGCAGCAAATCGACCCGCTCAAATGCGTCCAATTCGCTGTGCAGCCATTTGCACAACACTCCCTGCTCGTTGAGATAGTACGAAAGATCCTCCGCCAGACGCTTGGTGAGCGTGGTCACCAGCACCCGCTCTCCCACCGCGGATCGCTCCCGAATCTGCGTCAGCAGATGAGGCACCTGACCTTTGGCCGGCACCACTTCAATCACCGGGTCGAGCAGGCCCGTGGGGCGAATCACTTGCTCGACTACTTCTCCCCCGGTTTGCTCCAGCTCATACGGGCCCGGTGTCGCCGAGACGTAAACCACCTGGCCGATCCGCTCCACCCACTCGTCGAACTTGAGCGGCCGGTTGTCAAGCGCGCTGGGCAACCGAAAGCCATGCTCGACCAGCGTGCCCTTGCGGCTTTGGTCGCCCGCGTACATTGCCCGTACTTGCGGCACGCTGACGTGCGATTCGTCGACAATCAGTAAGTAATCGTTGGGAAAGAAATCGTACAACGTGTTCGGCGCGGCCCCCGCCGGACGGCCGCTGAGATGCCGGCTGTAGTTCTCTATGCCCGGACAATAGCCCACCTCCATCATCATCTCGATGTCGAAACGGGTGCGGGCCGACAGCCGCTGCGCCTCCAGCAACTTGCCTTGATGCCGAAAGAGCTCTAGCCGCTCGGCCAACTCCTGGCGAATGGAGTCGACCGCTCCGGCGATGCGGTCCTCGGGCATGACAAAGTGCTTGGCCGGATAAATGAACAACTCCTGGCGGCGTTCGATAACCTCGCCGCTGGTGGGATTGATGAGCGAGAGCTCCTCGACCTCGTCCCCCCAAAACTCGACACGCACGGCGAATTCTTCATACGCTGGCCAAATCTCGACCGAGTCGCCCCGCACGCGAAACTTGCCCCGCGCGAACTCAAAGTCATTGCGGTCATAATGAATGTCGATCAGCTTGGAGAGCATCTGATCGCGATCGGTCGATTCTCCCTTCGTCAGGCCCACCATCATCGCGCGGTAATCGTCGGGCGATCCCAAGCCGTAAATGCAAGACACGCTGGCCACGATCACCACATCGCGCCGGCTGACCAGCGCGCTAGTGGCCGCCAGCCGCAACCGATCGATCTCGTCGTTGATCGAAGCGTCTTTTTCGATATAGATGTCGCGCTGCGGAATATAGGCTTCGGGCTGGTAGTAGTCGTAATAGCTCACAAAGTAATGCACCGCGTTGTGCGGAAAGAACTCCTTGAACTCCGAGTACAACTGCGCGGCCAGCGTCTTGTTGTGCGACAAGACCAGCGTTGGCCGTTGCAACGCGTTGATCACGTTGGCCATGGTGAACGTCTTGCCCGAGCCAGTCACCCCCATGAGCACCTGATGCTTGCGCTGGGCGCTAATGCCCGCCAAGAGCGATTCGATCGCCTGCGGCTGATCGCCTGCCGGCGGCCAGGGACTGACAAGCTGAAACGTCACGGGGTACCTCGTTGTTGCGGTTCGACAGGCGCCAACCAATCATTATTGGCGCTTGCGCGTCATGGTCCAGCGACCATCTCGCGATCGGCGATCGGCGCCAAATGCGGCATCATGCGTTCCAAGGTGCGTGGCCCAATGCCGGGCACGCGCCGCAGCTCGTCCAGATCTTGAAACGGCCCCTCCACGCGGCGCGACTCAACGATCCGCCGCGCCAGCGTCTGGCCAATCTCCGGAAGCTGTGCCAACTCTGGCCAATCGGCCTGATTGATGTCGACGACAAACCGAATCGACCGCCGCGGCGCCTCGTCGATATCGATCAGCCGCTCCCCCCGCCAGGCATGATTCGCCCAGTATCCGGCCAGAAAGACCAGCGCCAAGGCAACGAGCGCCGCGACCGTCGCCTGGTCGGCTGCGCGCAATACCAGCCGCAGTCCCAGCTCGCGCGGCGGTTTGCGAGGCGATTCTGGCACCAACCACTCCGTAAAAACCCCAGTACAGCGGCTGTGCGGCACATAGCTCGCGGCACGGCGATCGACGATTCGCGGTTTCTGGTTTACCGCCCGCTTCTCCGTGGGCGGCAGGGCATTATCGCCGCCAGTCGCCGCGGCGCAAATTGGTTTTCTCGCCGGAATCCTCTCTCACCTCCAACCGTCGGCCACTTGACCACGCGCCAAAGCCCAACGTACGGTGGGCGGATGCAACGCGACTTTCAGCAACTTACTTGGGGCCCGCCGCTCGAAGAGGACTGGCAAACCTTGCTGGCCTTGGCCGTGCGCGAGGATTTATCCCGCGTCTACGATTGGACCACCGTGGCTCTCGTTCCAGCAGGCGCCACGGGCCGCGCCGACGTGGTGGCGCGGCAGGCGGGCGTGATCGCCGGCCTGCCAGCCGCGCGCTTGGCGCTGGCGGAGTTCGATCGCCAGAGCCAATGGCGGCAGCGGGTCGAAGATGGCGCCAGGGTGGATCGCGGCGAAACGCTCGCAGAGATCGAAGGCCCTGCCCGCCACCTGCTAACCGCCGAGCGAACCATGCTCAACGTCTTGGGCCGGTTGTCGGGCATCGCCTCGCTCACGCGGCAATACGTCGACGCCGTTGCCGGCTCGCAGGCGCGCATCTACGATACGCGCAAAACAACCGCCGGTTGGCGCCGCTTGGAGAAGTACGCCGTGCGGATGGGTGGCGGCTGCAACCACCGCATGGGCCTATACGACGCCGTTTTGATCAAAGACAACCATCTGGCATTGGGACAAGAGATCGCCAGCTACAATCCGGCCGACGCCGTGATCAAGGCCCGCCAGTTTTTGATCCTGTTTCGCGAGACGAACCCCAAGGCCTGGCCCGAACTGCCGATCATCGAGGTCGAGGTCGACTCGCTCGAACAACTTCAGCAGGTCCTGCCGGCACAACCCGACATTGTGCTGCTCGACAACATGTCCCCCGCACAATTGCGCCAAGCGGTACGACAACGCAATGAGGCAGCGCCAGACGTGGAGTTGGAGGCGTCCGGGGGCGTCAATCTTGCCACCGTTGGCGAAATTGCGGCCTCTGGCGTCGATCGAATCAGCGTTGGCGCCCTGACACACTCGGCGCCCGCCTTCGATGTGGCGCTCGATTGGCGCTAGGCCGGCGTCAAACACAGCCGGCATTTGACAGCGGCCGCGCACAACCTAACTTTGCTGCGCACCTGCGCCTCGGGGAGGGACGTGGGTCACGCGCAGCGGGGAAAGCTGGAAGCACGAGGGGACCCCGCTGCGTTTTTTTATGCGCGAGTCGCCCACCGGCGAAAAAAAATAGTCCGCGCTAAGAAAATCTCGCCCGTGCGCCCCAGTGACCGGCGCATCGCTGGCCCCAGGTGGCCAGCGTGAGAACCCGTCTTAACCCCGCGCGGTGACCAGGCGGCCACGGCGAGCGCGACGCTCGGCGCGCAAACGGGCGCGGCGGCGGGTGTCGCTCGGCTTCTCGTAATATTC
This window of the Pirellulales bacterium genome carries:
- a CDS encoding helix-hairpin-helix domain-containing protein, with the protein product MPESPRKPPRELGLRLVLRAADQATVAALVALALVFLAGYWANHAWRGERLIDIDEAPRRSIRFVVDINQADWPELAQLPEIGQTLARRIVESRRVEGPFQDLDELRRVPGIGPRTLERMMPHLAPIADREMVAGP
- the uvrB gene encoding excinuclease ABC subunit UvrB codes for the protein MTFQLVSPWPPAGDQPQAIESLLAGISAQRKHQVLMGVTGSGKTFTMANVINALQRPTLVLSHNKTLAAQLYSEFKEFFPHNAVHYFVSYYDYYQPEAYIPQRDIYIEKDASINDEIDRLRLAATSALVSRRDVVIVASVSCIYGLGSPDDYRAMMVGLTKGESTDRDQMLSKLIDIHYDRNDFEFARGKFRVRGDSVEIWPAYEEFAVRVEFWGDEVEELSLINPTSGEVIERRQELFIYPAKHFVMPEDRIAGAVDSIRQELAERLELFRHQGKLLEAQRLSARTRFDIEMMMEVGYCPGIENYSRHLSGRPAGAAPNTLYDFFPNDYLLIVDESHVSVPQVRAMYAGDQSRKGTLVEHGFRLPSALDNRPLKFDEWVERIGQVVYVSATPGPYELEQTGGEVVEQVIRPTGLLDPVIEVVPAKGQVPHLLTQIRERSAVGERVLVTTLTKRLAEDLSYYLNEQGVLCKWLHSELDAFERVDLLRDLRQGRFEALVGINLLREGLDLPEVSLVAILDADKEGFLRSETSLMQTIGRAARNVNAKVILYADVVTASMQNAIEETQRRRALQEAYNREHGITPQTVKKSIRAGIEAEAAAHAQANAAVGRTDETQYITEEFLSELEAEMLEAAQNMEFERAATLRDRITRMRDEIGKPVEAATARGDDKERRRGRKGGRSVPRPKRRA
- the nadC gene encoding carboxylating nicotinate-nucleotide diphosphorylase, with the translated sequence MQRDFQQLTWGPPLEEDWQTLLALAVREDLSRVYDWTTVALVPAGATGRADVVARQAGVIAGLPAARLALAEFDRQSQWRQRVEDGARVDRGETLAEIEGPARHLLTAERTMLNVLGRLSGIASLTRQYVDAVAGSQARIYDTRKTTAGWRRLEKYAVRMGGGCNHRMGLYDAVLIKDNHLALGQEIASYNPADAVIKARQFLILFRETNPKAWPELPIIEVEVDSLEQLQQVLPAQPDIVLLDNMSPAQLRQAVRQRNEAAPDVELEASGGVNLATVGEIAASGVDRISVGALTHSAPAFDVALDWR